From one Rhopalosiphum padi isolate XX-2018 chromosome 2, ASM2088224v1, whole genome shotgun sequence genomic stretch:
- the LOC132919518 gene encoding uncharacterized protein LOC132919518, which yields MSTNRMASKSKTTGTEKLNLGMKSIISEFQVSCDKIKQLKHNNEFYNKMEHIVKTLSNEGENNNYATKILNFKESVENEKLFFSNKTGISFDFLSKNVQLEYAANILQETGIDDYNANSIFTKYLSVIEKCNKQKELIDDIDEYLNKLKIVIEQQNDLKCELSNINYSPVGYIAEPINIKPIESIQTVDDCDAIVKLVKKITDIEQKQEKIYSETSELKSAQKKMYHGLPPNMDQAMMAVQIAEQTMKSVTKKLMEKL from the coding sequence atgtcAACAAATAGAATGGcatcaaaatcaaaaactaCGGGTacagaaaaattaaatcttGGAATGAAATCAATTATAAGTGAATTTCAAGTCAGTTGTGATAAGATCAAGCAATTGAAACACAATAAtgagttttacaataaaatggaACATATTGTCAAGACATTATCCAATGAAGGAGAAAACAATAACTATgctacaaaaattttaaatttcaaagaaTCCGtggaaaatgaaaaattgtttttctcaaATAAGACCGGAatttcttttgattttttatcaaaaaatgtgcAGTTAGAATATGCAGCAAACATTCTACAAGAAACTGGTATTGATGATTATAATGCAAATAGCATATTCACTAAATATTTGTctgttattgaaaaatgtaataaacaaaaagaaTTAATTGATGACattgatgaatatttaaataaattaaaaatagtaatcgAACAACAGAATGATCTTAAATGTGAATTATCTAATATAAACTACTCACCTGTAGGCTATATAGCTGAACCTATCAACATTAAACCAATTGAAAGTATACAAACTGTGGACGACTGTGATGCGATAGTGAAATTGGTCAAAAAAATAACAGACATTGAACAGAAACAAGAAAAAATCTATTCAGAAACTTCTGAATTAAAATCTGCACAGAAAAAAATGTACCATGGACTACCACCAAATATGGATCAAGCAATGATGGCAGTACAAATAGCAGAGCAAACAATGAAGTccgtaacaaaaaaattaatggaaaaactttag